The Apium graveolens cultivar Ventura chromosome 10, ASM990537v1, whole genome shotgun sequence nucleotide sequence taaaaattgatttgttttaaaaataaagtTTGTTGAGAATAGAAGTAAACTTATGTCTAgtaagtaccaaaatttggtactttggtacttttaacaccaaattatacattatttggcttattaataaagagtatagattTAACTCTTAATCTATATATGTAGTTCTACATATTTATGATACTTGGATATTTTTATATGTTAAGTTTTCTCTTTCGATCCTATGCCAGACCACCAAAGACCAACATGTTTGTTCCTTCTGTTTATTTTGTCCTATGCCAGACCGCCAAAGACCAACATGTTTGTTCCTCTTGTTTGTTTTGGAAATGGTGCAAATTTGTCCTTTGGCCTTTAAAGCGTCTAAGCATATGTTTGTTTGAAAATTAACGTCGGAAATAATTGATAAGATGCTCTTTATAATGTTATCCATGTTTATTGCATAATCTTAAGAAGCTATTTATTGCCTTTTAACGAAATCTATGACCTAGTTCTATATGCTGAGATCTGTATCAATCTTCCAGAATGAGGGTGGAACCGAAGTTGAATACAGAGTATGGAATCCGCTCAGATCAAAGTTGGGTAATGCAATCATGTGTGGTGTTACCAATATATGGGTTGTAAGTATTATCTATGTTGTAAAAGCATGAGTTGTTGTAATTCCCAAATTTTGGTATTAGAATAACTCGGGTCAAACGCGGACTAATTATAGTCAAACTCGGCATTGTACTGTAGAGGGTGCGGACGCGTCAAGGCACATAGGGCGCGCCCAACCTTGAGGGGGTGTTTTATGAAGGATGGTCTTATGATAGGAAAGCTTGGAAGCACATGGTTAGGGTAGAACACGCCCATGTATGGTGGACGCGTCCATAATGGTGGAAGTATTTAGTAAATGTGGTCCTTTTGGTAATGAAGATTGGAGTACACGCCTAGAGGTCGAGGACGCATCCTGTCTCTATGGAATGTTATGAGAGGTAGTTGCTGGAAGAATGATGCAGATTTCATGAAGGTCAGGATGCGCCCAATGtcttaggacgcgtcctatgtGTGGTCAGTGCATTCTCATGAGGAGAGCTCATGACAAGGCACGCGTGGAAAGGAGTAATGGATGATTATttttactaacgtatttgttgcaggtactctttgaagaattccctccttgagacagtcaaggagggggatgtccgtgaaaagcttgaaggcctccaggggtatgcctgatgattgaaggcctcctcatgtattcaacgggtgtcctcattggggatgtggggttaacattggtgtgtgctttgggaactttgttcttgtattcaacgggtgtcctcgttggagaactttggagtcatcctgcactttgcacccaagagcttaggatcacctgtcctgctatctggtgggttatcctcattcggggggCAGGGATGCGTCCGACATTTGGGGTAAACCATGCTTATACCTGTGTCCGTAAATCAAGAGAAATAgttgtagcggagtgttatccttgcgcagggagatgcattatccgtgaagtcctatgattacggacgagccttgggtcttcgcggttgggcctcataattggacattcctaaagctagcgaaagatggattctggatgggcttctatcgggcctaggaataagaagtctaagcccgttagatttcttgttccccaagaactacgtcaggcttgatccctatataaagggtacgtaggcacattgagaggggtaagaagttgagagctgataagggagccaccacttactctgatcaatctcagcctaaaacaaccacaaaccaccacacaccgcttaatTTTTCGGCGAATAACCACtgtcatagatcttaattccggcaagaaacctcaaactttgttgttaccagattcctccgttaataaattggcgctagaaggaggggtgctgaTTAAGATCATAATCttgggaggaaaagatgtcttacaatcatGATGGAAGTGATAGCAGATCTAAAGGAGAAGGCGAGGGAGGCTACATTCGCCATGAACCCTACATGCCCAGAAACATGGCAGATCCCCCGTGAGCTCCAGATGTGGGAGGAacacctccagttctcatcagcaacaCTGATATCTTAGAGCAGTTGTACCGCATGAGGGATACGCTTAATAGTTTTCAGTCAAGGATGAATACGGTGGAGCGTCGCAGGACGAGAAGGGGTCGTTGTTTTCCCCGTCGTGGGAAAAGCACCCGAATCACTCTGCGGCGCTTGAAATATTCTGATGATGTAGAACCTATTGTGGATCTTATCGATGAGGACACGAACGGTAGAGCAAGGCCTCGTCCCGTCAATTAGGATGCACCACATTCACATAGGTCTGGGCATACGTTGGACTAGCGTCATCGTGCGGAAGATTCTCAGAACCCAGATGAGGAAAGAAGATATTATTTAACCTTGAAGAGaaggcttggcataaggttgggAGACGATGATTTGAGAATGCTGCTAGTGGAATGGCAGAAAGAAAGAAACGCTGGAGAGACGAGGCCCCGTGACACAATGCGTGTGCCCCCTACATACCCAAGGGATGATAGGGTACGGCACCGCGAGCATGAATgtgcccctccgcgaggaaggTTTGGAAATTATGGCCGAGGCTATTAGGGGAATGGACAAGGAAGGATGGGATACCATCATGGAAGGGTGCCATACAGTGGAAGAAGAGATGGCGCGCCTCTATTGGAGAACCCCTCGTCATTGTTCCTATAGCTTCCCACAGTGCTATGGGCAATGGAACCAGGACGCGTCCTCATGACCGGGACGGCGCACGAGGTCAAGAAAGGTTGCAAAACAAGATGAGATACCACGACGCGGTCAGGAGGAACTTCATGCGCAAGAGAATACTCAAAATCAAGATGGAAACATACCACAGCCGCATCCTCAGGGCGAGGGGCGGAAAGATCCATCGGTACACCCGGGGGTAACCAAGGGGAACAACCCAACGTTCAAACCACTCCTAGGGTAGGTACGTTCAACGTGAATGATCTtaagaggttgctcaaccatcttgaaggAGGTAGGGTAACAGCGACTGCACAAGCTCCATCCCCTTTTGCTGCTATTGTGAGGGAAGCACAGTTGCCTGCAGGATACAGGAACACAACGAACGACTTGCGTTTTCATGGGAACTCCGACCCCATGGAATTCCTGGGGCATTTCAACATTGagatggatgtatatcaagtacctgacTTGGCACGATGCCGTCTCCTGGCGGCCAACTTCAGAGAAGGTGCTCAACCGGCTACCACGTTGGCCAATATGAAACAGAAAGAGGGGGAAAGCTTAACCTCATACTTTAAAAGGTTCAATACAGAGTCTACTTTGGTGAGGGGAGCAACTGATGAGACACTGAAAATACTCCTTATAGCTGGTCTGCTTATGGGAACAGATTTCTGGAAGCACCTGCAAGGAAAGGACCCTGTGTCGTTAGCTGATGTACTTGCGCAGGCAGAATCCTTCAAAGCGATTGAATAATCGCTTGCTGAAACAAAGAAGAATGATAATGCCCATAGTTCCAAGGGGCAAGCTAAGAGGAGAGATAGGTCCGTAAGTCCAGATTACCGGTGAAATGCCCGAAGCCCTAACAGGGTGAACACCGTGAACACACGGAGAAAATGGAGTCCACCGTCAAATTATGAAAAGAGGGTAAGCAATTACACCCCACTGGCGgcatccattgatcatatcttcaAGGTGAATAAGGACAGGGGAATTTTCAAGAAACCAGACTGTCTGACCTCATGGCAAAGTAGagacaagaaaaaatattatGACTACCATGAGTCTACTAGCCACGACACCCACGAGTGTCGTcacctaaaagatgaaattgaagaattgATTAAAGTTGGATATCTGGGTGAGTGGATTGATAAGGTGAAACGAAGCAGAGGAAGCGATGATAAGGGAAAAGATAAAAGGCAGCCCCCACGGGCGGATGACGTTGAAAAGACAGTGGAAGTTAAGTTCCAAAGAGCTGGTAGTATCCGGGCAATTTTTGAGGGACACCCGTTTGTTGGCGATAGTAATCAGGCGTTAGAAAGAAATGCGAGAGAAGCACGACACCCGCCACTCACCAACATTCATAGCTTGGAAGATAGGCCTCCGAAAATATTCAAAGGGGAATCAGCTGACATTACGTTCAGGGAAAGAGAGTCAAGATGGGTACATCATCCTCATAATGATGCACTGGTAATAACTATGCTTATTGGGACAATGAACGTGCATCGAGTCTACGTGGACAACGGGAGCTCTGCGAACATCCTATATTATAGCACGTACAAAAAATTGGGTTTCCCAGACAGCGACATGAATTTCGAAGACGCACACATCTACGGCTTTACTGGAGAGGCAGTGAGAGTCATGGGTTCGGTTAGGCTTCTTGTCACACTCAGGGAAGGAGCTCTATCTGTCACACAAATGATAGACTTTAAAGTGCTGGATCAGGATTCTGCGCACAACGTGCTAGTGGGAAGACCTTGGTTGTGagcgttcagggtgataacctcgatacataACTTGATGATAAAGTTTCCAACGCCCAACGGAGTGGGTAGTCTAAGAGGATCGTAATACGAGTCACGCGACTACTATCACAAGGTTGTTAAAGAATTTCGCAGGAGAAGATATGAGGGAAAAGGTCTTCCATTTGAGGATGCAGAGGACATTTAGACAAAACCAAGTGGAGAGGTTTATACCCATTGTTTTGTGGAAGGTCCAGAGGAAGAAGAAACTCATGCTACCGAGATCCCTGTTTTGATGTTGGGGAATGTTTCGAGGATCCGTAGTGTGGAAGAAGTTGTGGTGAACCATATAGAGGGGATCATGCAAAAGGAGGTTAACAGTGAAAagttggaaggaagaagtgaAATTTTACAAAATCTCGAAAGTAGCCtcaaggtggatgctcctcaaaaCGAGGATGTGCCCTTCAAGAGTGAAAATGGAATTGAGGTTGATGCTCTTCAAAATGAGGACGCACCCTCAACATCTGCCTTGCACAAAGCCATGCCTTGTTCTGAGGTGGATGCTCCCACACAGGGGGACGCACCCTCGGATGCAAGAATGGAGGTCGAGgacccccgagactttgatttTGATCTAGATCCCAAGATCCCTATGCCTGCCGAGAAAACGGGGTCGGCCGAAGATATAATATATGTTTCGGTAGACAAGGATGACCCAAACAAGGTTTTGAAGGTGGGATCTCATCTAGGTGATGAAATGAGGGAAAGACTTACCCATTTTTTGGTTAAAAATCTTGATATCTTCGTATGGAGTCATTCAGACATGGTGGGAATCGACCTAGGGGTAATGTTTCATCGGTTGTACATCTTCCCTAATTGTACGGGTATACGGCAAAAGCGTAGCCCCGTGAGCGGGGAAAGGGCGATAGCATTAAAAGAAAAAGTGGACCGACTGTTGGAAGTTGGGTTGATCAAATAATCTTACTACCCCGAGTGGCTCGTGAATCCAGTGCTTGTGAAAAAGccgaatgggaagtggaggacatgCGTAGATTTCACAGAGGCTTGCCCAAAGGATAGTTTCCCTCTCCCAcgaattgatcagttggtcgaCGCGATGGCAGGGAATGCCTTGTTAAGTTTTATGGATGCATATTCCGGTTATAACCAAATTCCCATGTATGGTCCTGATCAGGAGCATACATCCTTCATTATCGATAGAGGGTTATACTGCTACATAGggatgtcatttggattgattaACGTAAGCGCAACCTACCAacgattggtgaacatgatgttcAAGAATCAGATTGGAAGAACCATGAACGTGTATATGGACGATATGTTGGTAAAATCCAAGGAGGCAAGCGATCATGTCAAGCACTTGATGGAAATGTTTAACATTCTAAGAAGGTTTCGCATGAAGCTGAATTCGCAGAAGTGCGTGTTCGGTGTGGAGTCGGGCAGGTTTCTTGGGTTCATAGTTAATCATAGAGGAATTGAAGCTAATCACGCGAAAATTAAGGCACTGCTGGATATGAAATCACTCACCAATGTGAAACAGGTGCAAAGCTTAACTGGGAGGATCACCGCGCTAAACCGATTTGTATCCAAATCATCCGACAGGTGCAAAGAGTTCTTTAAGGCGATCAAAGTGGCAGGGAAGGACTTTGTATGGACACCAGAGGGTAAGGAAGCTTTTAGAAGGATCAAGGAACAACTGAGGAACCCTCCGATTTTGTCAAAACTATTAGATGGAGAATCCCTAATCCTATACCTTGCGGTTTCTGAATATTCAATCAGTGATATGCTGGTAAGGGAAGAGGATGCACAATAGTCACCGGTATATTATGTGAGCAGGCAATTACATGATGCTGAAACTCGCTATACAAGTATGGGGAAGCTGGTGTATGCCTTGATCCTTGCGTCGAGGAAGCTACGCCCCTACTTTCAAGCTCATAGAATTAAGTCCGTATAACATACCCTCTGCGGTAAGTCCTTCACAAGCCACAATCATTGGGGAGAATGCTAAAATGGGTCGTGGAATTGGGACAGTTTGACTTGGAGTACATGCCCCATACAGCAATTAAAGGACAGGCCTTAGCCGACttcttgttggaatttgattctgCGGTAGATGATAAAGCTTTGGTAGCACTGCATCCCCCTCATACTGAGGAATCTTTAGAGGAGTTTCCACATCCCTAGTGGATCTTGCACGTGGATGGGGCAGTTAAAAATGGAGGAGCAGACGCGGGCATATTACTCGTGTAACCGGAAGGCCATCATCTATTGAGTGCAATTTATTTCAAATTTTATGCAACGAATAATGATGCGGAATATGAAGCATTGATTAATGGCTTAAAGATCGCCTTAGAAATGGGAGTACGGAGCCTAATTGCAAAGAGTGACTCAGAGTTGGTGGTAAACCAGGTGAATGGGGGGTTTCAAGCTCAAGGACCGCGAACGGAATTGTACCTGAGGTGCACGCAGCGCCTAATTGGAAAGTTCAAAGAGGTTAGGCTAGAATGTGTACCGCGGGAAAAGAACAGCAACGCGGATGCCCTGGAAAAAATGGGATCCCAACAGGAGGCTGTGTTTTTGGGATCTATACCCTTAGAAATCCAGGAAATTCCTAGTATCCCAGAGGTAGAGGCGATGCAAGTAGATGAGGCTCCTAAGGGTacatggatgacgcccattctTGCCTATATTCATAAGGGAACCCTTCCTGAGGATAATTTTAAGGCTCGACAACTCCGCTACCAGGCTGCAAGATATGTGGTGTATGATGAAGTTTTGTATAAAAGAGGCTTCAATCAACCACTGCTCAGATGTGTCGATGAAGAAGAGGGGAATTACATCTTAAGGGAAGTACATGAAGGAATTTATGGTAATCACTCGGGGGGTAACTCGTTGGCGATGAAAGTTTTATGCCAAGGTTATTATTGGCCTACTATGAAGGATGATGCCGCAAATTTCATCAGAGTCTGCGATCGTTGCCAACACTTTGCAAATTACTCGTCTATATTAGCGACGCTCTTGACGCCTATGGTGAGCCTATGGCCGTTTGTCATGTGGGGATTGATCTTATTGAAGAACTACCTAAGGCCAAAGGAGATGTCAAATATGCAGTGGTCACGgtcgattactttactaaatgggaAGAAGCTATGCCGTTGGCAACTATCATCGCAAAGAAAATTAAGGACTTCATCTTTAACTCTATCATGTACAGGTTTGGTATTCCTTACAAACTTGTCTCCGACAACGGAAAGCATTTTGACAGCAGGGAGTTGCGGCAGTTATGTGAGGATCTGAAAATTAAGAAGGAGTTTACagcggtctatcatcctcaaagcaatgggCAAACAGAGGCcgtgaataaaataataaagcataccctcaaGGCCAAACTGGAAGAGCGCaaagggaattggcctgaagaactcccaaaagtgatgtggtcctacaacactactccacgatctactacgggagaaactCCGTTTATGCTGACTTAAGGCTATGAAGCTATGGTCCCTGTGGAAGTTGGTTCAGGGTCACTTCGTAGAGATCGTTACACGGAGGAAGATGCATaggttaatcaaaggcttcatttgGATCTCTTGGAAGAAACAAGGAAAAATTCCCAGCTGAGACTTGCGGCATATCAACAGCGTGCTACAAGGTATTATAATAAGAAGGTAAAGGGACAGCTGCTGATGGTAGGGGATTTGGTGCTTAGGAAGGTGATGTTAAACACAAAGAATCCCCTgcatggagtgtttggagctaattgggaaggaccgtacaagATAAAAATAATCTTGTGGAAAGGGACTTATCACCTTGAGGATTTGGAAGGAAAGCTGGTTCCGCGAGCGTGGAACAcggaacatctccgaaagtattatcagtaaggcACGGCTTTGTCCCCTTACATGTCTTTTTTACATTATATACTTAGGGTTGTGCCCAAATTATAGACTAGAAGTAataaaattcctcctagcctagggggtagtgcatatactacttaccttagaactagttgaaggatcattttttgaataaattccccacagagcatagtagccgtgggactggtgcacttttgacaccAGAGCGCATTATTAATAAAAAACTTTGAAAAAATTTAAAGGTTGTTTGCTTGTTGATTTGCTTGGTCAATGATGCGTCCTAACCACAGGACGCGTCCTGAGAAGTAGTTTTAAACGTATATTTGTAGAAGCACGATTGATAAAGGGAACAATAAAGAAAACTCAGGTAAAAATGGAACTAGGACGCGTCTTGGGTCTAAGGACGCGCCCGAGTTATCTTGGTTGATGCTCCTTTAATTAATGTTCCTTTAATTTTATTATTCTGAAATTGAAAAAGAAGACACGTCCATATTAGGAACGCGTCTAGCCTGATATTATCTTCAAAATTAAAGGGTAGATGCATCAAAACACTAGGACGCGCCCCTTTTTGTATTGTGCTTTACTAAATACAAAAGTACAGCATGCTATCATGTTGGGG carries:
- the LOC141691711 gene encoding uncharacterized protein LOC141691711, whose translation is MNVPLREEGLEIMAEAIRGMDKEGWDTIMEGCHTVEEEMARLYWRTPRHSASSGRGAERSIGTPGGNQGEQPNVQTTPRVGTFNVNDLKRLLNHLEGGRVTATAQAPSPFAAIVREAQLPAGYRNTTNDLRFHGNSDPMEFLGHFNIEMDVYQVPDLARCRLLAANFREGAQPATTLANMKQKEGESLTSYFKRFNTESTLVRGATDETLKILLIAGLLMGTDFWKHLQGKDPVSVNTVNTRRKWSPPSNYEKRVSNYTPLAASIDHIFKVNKDRGIFKKPDCLTSWQSRDKKKYYDYHESTSHDTHECRHLKDEIEELIKVGYLGEWIDKVKRSRGSDDKGKDKRQPPRADDVEKTVEVKFQRAGSIRAIFEGHPFVGDSNQALERNAREARHPPLTNIHSLEDRPPKIFKGESADITFRERESRWVHHPHNDALVITMLIGTMNVHRVYVDNGSSANILYYSTYKKLGFPDSDMNFEDAHIYGFTGEAVRVMGSVRLLVTLREGALSVTQMIDFKVLDQDSAHNVLVGRPWL